The sequence TTATACTGAAGTTTAATTATCAACGGGAAACTTACCAGGGCGAACCGTTAGGGTTTTCTCTTCACCATCACGGTTGACCTTTACGGCTAAATCTTCACCGATCGCGCTCAGTTCTACCGCTTGCTGGACATCTGTACCTGTTTGGACAGCATTGCCACCAACGTTCAAAATGATATCACCTTCCTGAAACCCAGCGCGATCGGCAGGAGAATTATTCACCACTTCCACTACTAGCACGCCCTGTTTGGCTTCAACCGACAAGTCAAAGCGACTGGAATTATTAATTTCCTTACGAAGATCTGGGGTCAGGGTAATCATACGAATCCCGAGATAGGGATGGGCTGCTTCTCCTTCCGTTACCAGTTGATTGGCAATGCGAGAAGCCAGTTCAATGGGAATGGCAAAACCTAACCCTTCTGCATTGGCGCGGATGGCTGTATTGACTCCAATGACCTCTCCTTGGGCATTTAAAAGGGGACCGCCAGAATTCCCAGGATTAATCGCAGCATCGGTTTGAATAAAACTCACCCGCTTGTCTGGAATCCCGACTTGGGAACTCGACCGACCGATCGCGCTGATAATCCCAACAGTCACCGTGTTATTCAAGCCTAGCGGATTGCCAATCGCGATCGCCCAATCCCCTGGAATAATGGCTTCTGAACTGCCCAAAGTCACCGTCGGCAAATTATTCGTCGGAAGTTTAATCACCGCCACATCCGTCACTGGATCAGCCCCGACAACCACCCCATCAAATTTGCGTCCATCTTTCAAGGTTACTTTCACCTCATCCGCATCTTCAACCACGTGAGCATTGGTTAATACTAAACCATCGGAACTAAAAATAAACCCTGATCCCGTTCC comes from Halothece sp. PCC 7418 and encodes:
- a CDS encoding HhoA/HhoB/HtrA family serine endopeptidase, with translation MSRASKQLGLYLGLLALGGVAGLSAGEYFQDDSRPKVNLSPVQPIQLPDASSRPTNPPLENSSFIARAAQTVGPAVVRLDSARIVSQKEQEPFYRRFFGEESPPDRRRVREGTGSGFIFSSDGLVLTNAHVVEDADEVKVTLKDGRKFDGVVVGADPVTDVAVIKLPTNNLPTVTLGSSEAIIPGDWAIAIGNPLGLNNTVTVGIISAIGRSSSQVGIPDKRVSFIQTDAAINPGNSGGPLLNAQGEVIGVNTAIRANAEGLGFAIPIELASRIANQLVTEGEAAHPYLGIRMITLTPDLRKEINNSSRFDLSVEAKQGVLVVEVVNNSPADRAGFQEGDIILNVGGNAVQTGTDVQQAVELSAIGEDLAVKVNRDGEEKTLTVRPGKFPVDN